The Paenibacillus tianjinensis genome has a window encoding:
- a CDS encoding peptidoglycan DD-metalloendopeptidase family protein: MKGFKFMRRMGKLRSSEETPAEFSAESEANVFHQEPNPRRLRRSWIAASAGLVLLSAFLVGAEKKYVAANTVTYYKVLVKGEEIGKISEESELDRLFEEKRQEYQTKYPDSVMVLQTSGITTEQEQAYKPEVDSEGTLDKLDSMLKAYAVGVQLTVDGKSVGIVKDQETANAVLQSVKEHYVPAVAAAAGARLKKMSAASSKTPATSAGGDKIESASIEEEVSIVPVKADPNKVMSVEEAVKALTEGKDEPVVYTVQEGDTISGIAKRFSITQDEIFHNNPAVKELTLQIGDELQLTVPQPELTVVTVEQVTEQVVTEPEVIVRTSDQLPAGKSKVVRPGQTGLKEMQYRLTKENGLVVREEWLGQTVVKESLPEVVYRGTKVVGEGTGMFAWPVSGAALSSSFGERWGRVHKGVDLVSGNRTIKAADAGTVTFAGVQSGYGNVVIVDHKNGYTTYYGHLSSISVSVGQRLEQGGKIGIMGNTGRSTGTHLHFEIRKNGTAVNPLKYLK, translated from the coding sequence ATGAAGGGATTTAAATTCATGCGCCGGATGGGGAAGCTGCGGAGCAGTGAAGAGACACCCGCGGAATTCAGCGCAGAGAGCGAAGCCAATGTCTTTCATCAGGAACCTAATCCGCGGAGATTGCGGCGCTCCTGGATCGCGGCTTCTGCCGGTCTGGTGCTGCTGTCTGCCTTTTTAGTCGGGGCAGAGAAGAAGTATGTTGCCGCAAACACGGTAACCTATTACAAGGTACTGGTGAAGGGCGAAGAAATCGGCAAGATCAGTGAGGAGTCTGAACTTGACCGGCTGTTCGAAGAGAAGCGGCAGGAATATCAGACAAAGTATCCGGATTCAGTAATGGTACTGCAGACAAGTGGCATTACAACGGAGCAGGAGCAGGCGTATAAACCGGAAGTTGACAGTGAAGGTACTTTGGACAAGCTGGATAGCATGCTCAAGGCGTATGCGGTTGGTGTACAATTGACTGTCGATGGCAAATCTGTCGGGATCGTCAAGGATCAGGAGACAGCAAATGCAGTACTGCAGAGCGTCAAGGAGCATTATGTTCCGGCAGTAGCGGCGGCGGCTGGTGCCCGGCTGAAGAAGATGTCGGCTGCCAGCAGTAAGACTCCAGCTACATCGGCTGGTGGGGATAAGATTGAATCGGCCTCCATTGAGGAAGAAGTGAGCATTGTTCCGGTAAAGGCAGATCCCAATAAAGTCATGAGCGTGGAGGAAGCAGTCAAGGCACTGACCGAAGGCAAGGACGAACCGGTTGTTTATACCGTACAGGAAGGCGATACGATCTCCGGAATTGCTAAACGGTTCAGTATTACGCAGGATGAGATTTTTCATAACAATCCTGCGGTGAAAGAACTCACCCTGCAGATCGGGGATGAGCTGCAATTAACCGTTCCGCAGCCTGAGCTTACGGTAGTTACAGTAGAACAGGTGACCGAGCAGGTGGTCACAGAACCTGAGGTTATTGTCCGTACCAGCGATCAGCTGCCAGCAGGCAAGAGCAAGGTAGTGCGCCCAGGCCAGACCGGGCTGAAGGAAATGCAGTACCGGCTGACGAAGGAAAATGGCCTGGTCGTTAGGGAAGAGTGGCTCGGCCAGACCGTAGTGAAGGAATCACTGCCTGAAGTAGTCTACCGGGGAACGAAGGTTGTCGGTGAAGGTACAGGCATGTTCGCCTGGCCGGTCAGCGGCGCAGCCTTATCCAGCAGCTTTGGCGAACGTTGGGGACGTGTTCATAAAGGGGTCGACCTTGTTTCGGGCAACCGCACAATTAAAGCAGCCGATGCCGGAACCGTTACTTTTGCCGGGGTACAGAGCGGGTACGGTAATGTTGTTATCGTCGATCACAAGAATGGGTATACAACCTATTACGGCCACTTGAGCAGTATTTCCGTATCGGTCGGACAACGGCTTGAGCAAGGCGGTAAGATTGGCATTATGGGCAACACGGGGCGTTCGACCGGTACTCATCTTCATTTTGAAATCCGCAAGAACGGTACGGCGGTCAATCCGCTGAAATACTTGAAATAA
- the yycF gene encoding response regulator YycF, whose translation MQMGTILVVDDEQPIADILKFNLEKEGYEVICAFDGNSAVELALSIRPDLMLLDLMLPGKDGMDVCREVRSAHLDIPIIMLTAKDGEIDKVLGLELGADDYVTKPFSTRELLARVKAQMRRQHKPTPPGSLSEMAESKQGVHHFGLFVDTDMYMVYKDGEALDLTHREYELLYYMIRHAGKVMTREHLLQAVWGFEYFGDVRTVDVTIRRLREKIEENPSKPEYIFTRRGLGYLMHSPKSGGL comes from the coding sequence ATGCAGATGGGAACGATTCTGGTAGTAGACGATGAACAGCCTATTGCTGATATTTTAAAATTCAATTTAGAAAAAGAAGGCTATGAGGTAATCTGCGCCTTTGACGGCAACAGTGCGGTGGAGCTTGCGCTATCTATTCGCCCCGATCTGATGCTGCTTGACCTCATGCTTCCCGGCAAGGACGGAATGGATGTCTGCCGTGAGGTACGCTCAGCCCATCTGGATATTCCCATCATTATGCTCACAGCTAAGGACGGGGAGATTGATAAGGTCCTTGGCCTTGAGCTTGGCGCTGATGATTATGTGACCAAGCCCTTCAGCACACGTGAGCTGCTGGCCAGAGTCAAAGCCCAGATGCGGCGCCAGCATAAGCCGACTCCGCCCGGATCGCTAAGCGAAATGGCAGAGAGTAAACAGGGCGTGCATCATTTCGGCCTGTTCGTCGATACCGATATGTATATGGTCTATAAAGACGGCGAAGCACTGGACCTGACCCACCGCGAATATGAGCTGCTCTACTATATGATCCGCCATGCCGGCAAAGTTATGACACGGGAGCATCTGCTGCAGGCCGTATGGGGCTTCGAATACTTCGGCGATGTGCGGACCGTAGACGTAACGATCCGCCGTCTGAGAGAAAAAATTGAGGAGAATCCCAGCAAACCGGAATATATCTTCACCCGGCGGGGACTCGGTTATTTGATGCATAGCCCCAAAAGCGGAGGCCTGTGA
- the walK gene encoding cell wall metabolism sensor histidine kinase WalK, producing the protein MKKGLSFFRTIQARLTIIYVLLILVAMQLIGVYFVSSMKNSLTENFTKDLKARAEMLSILTADKLGSEAGTADEETAVESLRGMVNNLYINGAEIQVLDASGKIITTSVPSQNDYVGQRNTQTVVSRALQGISDNEEYIIADDNVRKKVVAKPVLSGDKVVGAIYIAADMKDLYATMSRINSVFLSGLLLALALTAVLCVILAHTITHPIKEMTRHATALAEGRFNRKMPEFGNDEIGQLSQAFNYMTGRLREALSQNEEEKEKLASILTNMSDGVVATDESGVVILMNTRAAHMLGSEGPLPEGAPLDELLGLNHEQSGSLAEGNAQSAMIHLSPMGGGDPNIVRVTFTPIHRREGGGIAGTIAVLQDVTEQENLEESRREFVANVSHELRTPLTTIKSYVEALDDGALDDPQLAVRFVGVIRNETERMIRLVTDLLHLSRLDSKESSLRIQQTDISEMLEDVADRFSFQIRQKRIHISTVVHKDVASAWLDRDQIDQVLGNLVSNALKYTPEGGTISLQAVKSEDGMLAISVRDSGIGIPKKDIERIFERFYRVDKARSRNMGGTGLGLSIAREIVKAHGGSISLQSELNEGSLVTFTLPLHQQRGSEG; encoded by the coding sequence ATGAAAAAAGGGCTGTCCTTTTTCCGGACGATTCAAGCCAGGCTGACTATTATCTATGTCCTGCTGATTCTAGTGGCGATGCAGCTGATTGGGGTGTATTTTGTCAGTTCGATGAAGAATTCACTGACTGAGAATTTCACCAAGGATCTGAAGGCCCGGGCGGAGATGCTCTCCATCCTGACTGCAGACAAGCTCGGTAGCGAAGCCGGAACCGCAGATGAAGAAACGGCAGTAGAGAGCCTGCGCGGCATGGTCAACAATCTGTATATCAACGGTGCAGAGATCCAGGTGCTTGATGCAAGCGGTAAGATCATTACCACTTCAGTCCCCTCCCAGAATGATTATGTGGGACAGCGCAATACCCAGACTGTGGTCAGCCGGGCGCTGCAAGGCATCAGTGACAATGAAGAATATATTATTGCCGATGATAATGTGCGGAAGAAGGTCGTAGCCAAGCCGGTGCTTTCCGGCGATAAAGTGGTAGGGGCTATCTATATTGCCGCCGATATGAAGGATTTATACGCTACTATGAGCCGGATTAACAGCGTGTTTCTCTCAGGTCTGCTCCTGGCACTGGCGCTTACCGCGGTATTGTGCGTGATTCTCGCCCATACGATTACTCATCCGATTAAAGAGATGACCCGGCATGCCACCGCCCTTGCCGAAGGCCGGTTTAACCGTAAAATGCCGGAGTTCGGCAATGATGAAATCGGGCAGCTTAGCCAGGCGTTTAATTATATGACAGGCAGGCTTCGTGAAGCTCTGTCTCAGAACGAAGAAGAGAAGGAGAAGCTGGCTTCGATCCTGACGAATATGAGTGACGGAGTTGTAGCGACCGACGAGAGCGGGGTGGTCATTCTGATGAATACCCGCGCTGCGCATATGCTGGGCTCGGAAGGTCCGCTGCCGGAAGGTGCGCCGCTCGATGAGCTCCTCGGCCTGAATCATGAGCAGTCGGGATCGCTGGCTGAGGGCAATGCCCAATCAGCGATGATTCACCTCTCTCCGATGGGCGGAGGGGATCCCAATATCGTGAGAGTTACCTTTACTCCGATCCACCGCCGTGAAGGCGGCGGAATCGCCGGTACGATTGCCGTGCTGCAGGATGTCACCGAGCAGGAGAATCTGGAGGAATCGCGGCGCGAGTTCGTGGCCAACGTCTCCCATGAGCTGCGGACACCGCTGACGACAATCAAGAGCTATGTCGAAGCCCTTGATGACGGAGCACTCGATGATCCGCAGCTTGCTGTACGCTTCGTCGGGGTTATCCGTAATGAGACGGAGCGGATGATCCGCCTGGTAACCGACCTGCTGCATCTCTCGCGGCTGGATTCCAAGGAATCTAGTCTGCGTATTCAGCAGACGGATATCTCCGAGATGCTGGAGGATGTGGCTGACAGGTTCTCCTTCCAGATTCGCCAGAAGCGGATTCATATCAGTACGGTTGTCCATAAGGATGTAGCCTCCGCCTGGCTGGACCGCGATCAGATTGATCAGGTGCTTGGCAATCTGGTCTCCAATGCGCTGAAATATACGCCGGAGGGCGGGACGATCAGCCTGCAGGCAGTGAAGAGCGAGGACGGCATGCTGGCTATTTCGGTACGGGACTCCGGAATCGGGATTCCTAAGAAGGATATTGAACGGATCTTTGAACGCTTTTACCGGGTGGATAAGGCCCGTTCGCGGAATATGGGCGGCACCGGACTTGGATTGTCCATTGCCCGGGAAATTGTCAAAGCGCATGGGGGTTCGATTTCCCTGCAATCTGAGCTTAACGAGGGCTCACTGGTCACATTTACGCTGCCTCTGCACCAGCAAAGGGGGAGTGAGGGATGA
- a CDS encoding adenylosuccinate synthase: MSTVVVVGTQWGDEGKGKITDFLAESADVVARYQGGNNAGHTILIDGKKFKLSLIPSGVFYKEKTCVIGNGMVINPEALIQEINYIHENGFDTKNLVISDRAHVIMPYHMLLDALEEDRKGPNKIGTTRKGIGPAYMDKAARNGIRIADLMDAEEFELRLRHLMEEKNQVITQVYGAEPLNVEEILVKYLEYAEVLRGYVTDTSVVLNDAIDADSRVLFEGAQGVMLDIDQGTYPFVTSSNPSAGGVCIGSGVGPSKIKQVIGVAKAYTTRVGDGPFPTELNDATGDYIRETGHEYGTVTGRARRVGWFDSVVVRHARRVSGITGLSLNSLDVLSGLDTVKICTGYKYRGEVITHYPASLKMLAECEAVYEELPGWNEDITAAKTLDDLPANTRRYVERVAELTGIPIAIFSVGRNREQTNQVLPIYI, from the coding sequence ATGTCAACGGTAGTCGTCGTGGGAACACAATGGGGAGACGAAGGCAAAGGGAAGATCACGGATTTTCTGGCGGAGAGCGCAGATGTGGTCGCCCGGTATCAGGGGGGTAACAATGCCGGTCACACGATTCTGATTGACGGGAAGAAATTCAAGCTGAGCTTGATTCCATCTGGTGTATTTTATAAAGAGAAAACTTGCGTAATCGGTAACGGAATGGTGATCAATCCCGAAGCCCTGATCCAAGAAATTAATTATATTCATGAGAACGGCTTCGATACCAAAAACCTGGTGATCAGTGATCGTGCCCATGTCATTATGCCCTATCATATGCTGCTGGATGCGCTTGAAGAAGACCGCAAAGGCCCGAACAAAATTGGCACGACCCGTAAGGGAATCGGCCCCGCTTATATGGACAAAGCTGCCCGCAACGGAATCCGGATCGCTGATCTGATGGACGCTGAGGAATTCGAGCTTAGACTTCGTCACTTAATGGAAGAGAAGAACCAGGTTATCACTCAGGTATACGGTGCAGAGCCGCTTAATGTGGAAGAGATCCTGGTGAAATATCTGGAGTATGCAGAAGTGCTCCGCGGTTATGTAACCGACACGTCGGTTGTACTCAATGATGCCATTGATGCGGATTCCAGAGTGTTGTTCGAGGGTGCACAAGGTGTAATGCTCGATATCGACCAAGGGACATATCCATTTGTAACTTCCTCGAATCCATCAGCCGGCGGTGTATGCATCGGTTCCGGTGTGGGTCCGTCGAAGATCAAGCAGGTTATCGGCGTTGCCAAAGCTTACACAACCCGTGTCGGCGATGGCCCGTTCCCTACAGAGCTGAACGATGCAACTGGCGATTATATCCGTGAGACCGGCCATGAATACGGTACTGTAACCGGACGTGCCCGCCGTGTCGGCTGGTTTGACAGTGTAGTTGTGCGTCATGCCCGCCGTGTCAGCGGAATTACCGGCCTGTCACTCAACTCACTGGATGTGCTCAGCGGCCTGGATACGGTCAAAATCTGCACAGGCTACAAATACCGCGGTGAGGTAATTACCCACTATCCGGCTAGTCTGAAAATGCTGGCTGAATGTGAAGCGGTCTATGAAGAGCTTCCAGGCTGGAACGAGGATATCACTGCAGCCAAGACTTTGGACGATCTGCCGGCTAATACACGCCGCTACGTAGAACGTGTAGCAGAGCTTACAGGTATTCCGATTGCGATCTTCTCTGTGGGACGTAACCGTGAGCAGACCAATCAGGTATTGCCTATCTATATCTAA